The following are encoded in a window of Staphylococcus piscifermentans genomic DNA:
- the isaB gene encoding immunodominant staphylococcal antigen IsaB family protein, with translation MKKVIAATGVTLTLALGTSVLPANNEAGNEAHAATQPYYNYTGYTSYDSSFLLDPNFINALKYNNFTINGYHMDFSPPSFATQDIMYRETQYDQYYSLLSSSETPYHVHFDAKPGQISKQDIINAYGLNYTENDGKSMVYNLNEAEIIFEISNDTVKAVDIY, from the coding sequence ATGAAAAAAGTAATTGCAGCAACCGGCGTAACTTTGACGTTAGCACTTGGTACAAGTGTCCTTCCAGCAAACAACGAAGCAGGCAATGAAGCACATGCAGCAACGCAACCTTATTATAATTACACAGGCTATACGAGTTATGATTCAAGCTTTCTTTTAGATCCAAATTTTATTAATGCATTAAAGTATAATAACTTTACCATCAACGGATATCATATGGACTTTTCTCCACCCTCTTTTGCAACACAAGATATTATGTATCGTGAAACACAGTATGATCAGTATTATAGCTTACTATCATCTTCAGAAACTCCATATCATGTTCATTTTGATGCTAAGCCAGGACAAATCAGCAAGCAAGATATCATTAATGCATACGGTCTTAATTACACAGAAAACGATGGTAAAAGCATGGTATATAATTTAAATGAAGCAGAAATAATATTTGAAATATCAAATGATACGGTTAAAGCAGTTGATATCTATTAG
- the isaB gene encoding immunodominant staphylococcal antigen IsaB family protein, translating into MKKVIAATGVTLTLALGTSVLPANNEAGNEAHAATQPYYNYTGYAAYDSSFFVDPNFVRAIKYHNVTFNGYKIQGQHQAVPNSTRNIQVYDQLIAINKETNNAVSVSIPINQGQVSRQAIENVYGTNYKFYSEKMSNDTGMMVYEFDGSTVNIEIYHNMADSATIT; encoded by the coding sequence ATGAAAAAAGTAATTGCAGCAACCGGCGTAACTTTGACGTTAGCACTTGGTACAAGTGTCCTTCCAGCAAACAACGAAGCAGGCAATGAAGCACATGCAGCAACACAACCTTATTATAATTACACAGGCTATGCAGCGTATGATTCAAGTTTCTTTGTAGATCCGAATTTTGTGAGAGCGATTAAATATCATAATGTCACATTTAATGGCTATAAAATACAAGGACAACATCAAGCAGTGCCGAACTCTACTAGGAATATACAAGTATATGATCAACTAATAGCGATTAATAAAGAAACGAATAACGCCGTTTCTGTTTCAATCCCAATCAATCAAGGTCAGGTCAGCAGACAAGCAATCGAAAATGTATACGGAACAAACTATAAGTTTTACAGTGAGAAAATGTCAAATGACACAGGTATGATGGTTTATGAGTTTGATGGCAGTACAGTGAATATCGAAATCTATCATAATATGGCAGATTCTGCTACGATTACTTAA
- the isaB gene encoding immunodominant staphylococcal antigen IsaB family protein, whose amino-acid sequence MKKVIAATGVTLTLALGTSVLPANNEAGNEAHAATQPYYNYTGYTAYDTSFVLDSNFVRALQHGNVTLNGYKIQGEHQATNNDNNESVKVYDQKMIINPKTNRAITAAFPAKSGQISKQDVINAYGSNYNFIKHYPNDPDNTGIMKYEFDGSTVNFNFTNGYLTSVGINGGVLTSL is encoded by the coding sequence ATGAAAAAAGTAATTGCAGCAACCGGCGTAACCTTGACGTTGGCACTTGGTACAAGTGTCCTTCCAGCAAACAACGAAGCAGGCAATGAAGCACATGCAGCAACACAACCTTATTATAATTACACAGGCTATACAGCGTATGATACAAGTTTTGTTCTAGACTCGAATTTTGTGAGAGCTTTACAGCATGGTAACGTCACTTTGAATGGGTATAAGATTCAAGGAGAACATCAAGCAACCAATAATGATAATAATGAATCTGTAAAGGTTTATGACCAAAAAATGATTATTAATCCTAAAACAAATAGAGCTATTACCGCAGCATTTCCAGCTAAGTCAGGACAAATTAGTAAACAAGATGTTATTAATGCATATGGCTCAAATTATAACTTTATAAAACACTATCCAAATGATCCGGACAACACTGGAATAATGAAGTATGAATTTGATGGCAGCACAGTTAATTTTAACTTTACAAATGGTTATTTAACTAGCGTTGGTATTAATGGCGGTGTGTTAACTTCGCTATAG